One Sphingomicrobium sp. XHP0239 DNA segment encodes these proteins:
- a CDS encoding alanine/glycine:cation symporter family protein produces the protein MNFETIDNISGFIWGGVWSGEQVIPLPPMVLVLFGIGMWIMVGLKFYPIRQLGSAFAGLFASRKSSGAGEISPFAALSTALSGQVGTGNLAGVATAITLGGPGAIFWMWITALIGMALAFAEGSLAIRYREKAASGGYRGGPMTYIMMGLGPKWTWLAILFCIGALFSAVVTGNSIQSNSIADSFGELFGFEEWVSGIIVAVAVFAVIIGGIKSIGSVAEKVVPVMAIAYIVLAVIALILNFADLPETFSLIFTGAFNPQAASGGFLGAMIIIAIRAGAARGLFSNEAGQGSTPIAHAVAQTDDPEQQGRMAMLGTFIDTIVICTMTALVILTVRGDFTYEGASVAHAWQSGLNGFEMTSAAYGAAFPLPVLGVPLGTFIVSLALILFVFTTLLTWSYYGERAITFIYDRTPGASVSGEKALHFVWRLLWCVVIFVGASVDLELVWRMGDISNAAMALPNLLALALLSGVVFKLARGERDAGPTHALKKIEKAGDADTVSDAPPPGVGH, from the coding sequence ATGAATTTCGAAACCATCGACAATATCTCCGGCTTCATCTGGGGCGGGGTCTGGAGCGGCGAACAGGTCATTCCCCTTCCGCCGATGGTCCTGGTCCTGTTCGGGATCGGCATGTGGATCATGGTGGGGCTGAAATTCTATCCGATCCGCCAGCTGGGCAGCGCCTTCGCCGGCCTCTTCGCCAGCCGCAAGAGCTCGGGCGCGGGCGAGATCTCGCCCTTCGCGGCCCTGTCGACGGCGCTGTCTGGGCAGGTCGGCACGGGCAATCTCGCCGGTGTCGCGACCGCGATCACGCTGGGCGGTCCCGGCGCGATCTTCTGGATGTGGATCACCGCGCTCATCGGCATGGCCCTGGCTTTCGCCGAAGGCTCGCTCGCCATCCGCTATCGCGAAAAGGCCGCTTCGGGCGGCTATCGCGGCGGCCCGATGACCTACATCATGATGGGCCTCGGCCCGAAATGGACCTGGCTGGCGATCCTCTTCTGCATCGGCGCGCTGTTCAGTGCGGTCGTCACCGGCAACTCGATCCAGTCCAACTCGATCGCCGACAGCTTCGGGGAGCTCTTCGGGTTCGAGGAATGGGTGTCGGGCATTATCGTCGCGGTCGCGGTGTTCGCCGTGATCATCGGCGGCATCAAGTCGATCGGTTCGGTCGCCGAAAAGGTCGTGCCCGTCATGGCTATCGCCTACATCGTCCTGGCGGTCATCGCGCTCATCCTGAACTTCGCCGACCTGCCCGAAACCTTCTCGCTGATCTTCACCGGCGCTTTCAATCCGCAGGCGGCCAGCGGCGGCTTCCTCGGCGCGATGATCATCATCGCGATCCGGGCGGGTGCGGCACGCGGCCTGTTCTCGAACGAAGCGGGGCAGGGTTCGACCCCGATCGCACATGCGGTTGCGCAGACGGACGATCCCGAACAGCAGGGCCGCATGGCGATGCTCGGCACGTTCATCGACACGATCGTCATCTGCACCATGACCGCGCTCGTCATCCTGACCGTCCGCGGGGACTTCACCTACGAAGGCGCCTCGGTCGCGCATGCGTGGCAATCGGGCCTCAACGGGTTCGAAATGACGTCGGCGGCCTACGGGGCGGCCTTCCCGCTGCCCGTGCTTGGTGTGCCGCTCGGTACCTTCATCGTCAGCCTGGCGCTGATCCTATTCGTGTTCACCACGCTGCTTACCTGGAGCTACTACGGCGAACGCGCGATCACCTTCATCTACGACCGCACGCCGGGCGCGAGCGTGTCGGGCGAAAAGGCGCTGCACTTCGTCTGGCGGCTGCTGTGGTGCGTGGTGATCTTCGTCGGTGCCAGCGTGGACCTCGAACTGGTCTGGCGCATGGGCGACATTTCCAACGCCGCGATGGCGCTGCCCAACCTTCTCGCATTGGCGCTTCTGTCGGGCGTGGTCTTCAAACTGGCGCGGGGCGAGCGCGATGCCGGCCCCACCCATGCGCTCAAGAAGATCGAGAAGGCGGGCGATGCGGATACGGTGTCCGATGCCCCGCCGCCGGGTGTCGGCCACTAG
- a CDS encoding Flp family type IVb pilin — MSKWKKLLRDERGASAIEYALIASLIAVAAVLAFVNLGNASEAQMNTVENSLVQ, encoded by the coding sequence ATGTCGAAGTGGAAGAAACTGCTCCGCGACGAGCGGGGGGCGAGCGCGATCGAATATGCGCTGATCGCCTCGCTGATCGCGGTGGCCGCCGTGTTGGCCTTCGTGAACCTCGGCAACGCTAGCGAGGCTCAGATGAACACCGTCGAGAACAGTCTGGTGCAATGA
- a CDS encoding ammonium transporter, producing MEGIERARTGKVSLVGGASGAIAGLVAITPAAGVSGPLGAMLLGAASSLACYGFVGAAKSRLRIDDSLDVFGIHGLGGIVGSVALVIAGLPAIGGQGGYELLPQLGVQLLGVLIAIVWAGLGSALCFAIVRLALPLRAAPSQERDGLDLAEHGQRAYN from the coding sequence GTGGAGGGGATCGAGCGCGCACGGACCGGCAAGGTCAGCCTCGTCGGCGGCGCATCGGGCGCGATCGCGGGGCTCGTCGCCATCACGCCGGCGGCAGGGGTCAGCGGACCGCTGGGGGCGATGCTGCTCGGCGCGGCCTCCTCGCTCGCGTGCTACGGTTTCGTCGGGGCGGCCAAGTCGCGGCTGCGCATCGACGACAGCCTCGACGTTTTCGGAATCCATGGTCTTGGCGGGATCGTCGGGTCGGTCGCTCTCGTCATCGCCGGGCTGCCCGCGATCGGTGGACAGGGTGGCTACGAGCTCCTTCCCCAACTGGGGGTCCAGCTGCTGGGGGTGCTGATCGCGATCGTCTGGGCGGGGCTCGGGAGCGCGCTGTGCTTTGCGATCGTCCGCCTCGCGCTGCCGCTGCGCGCCGCCCCCAGCCAAGAGCGAGACGGCCTCGACCTCGCCGAGCATGGACAGCGCGCCTACAATTAG
- a CDS encoding error-prone DNA polymerase: MPDASPASFSKKRLLAGDGPAVPVPVADYVELAVTTPFTFLTGASDAIELVLTALGKGMHAIGVTDTDTLAGVVRMHSAAKAAGLRPLIGCRLTFARPPRIAAANCNASPDDAEGERCELLAYPLTREGYANLSRLLSLGKMRSEKGACDLTLDEIADHAGEIAFIAMPGDDLDAFADVLPTIVSRLPGMRHVAASYLYRGDDVARIERLDRLARAQGLSILATNDVHYHAPEKRPLQDVMTCIREKVTLEQAGWRLHANAERHLKSPGEMKELFARWPHAIRATREFADEIDFSLDELAYEYPQETCPGGRTPHQHLAHLTWKGSSDRWPEGVPKPIIAQLEKELALIEKLDFARYFLTVHDIVAYARSLDPPILCQGRGSAANSAVCYCLGITAVDPSTTDLLFERFISEERKEPPDIDVDFEHERREEVIQHIYAKYGRDRAGIAATVIHYRPRMAIREVGKVMGWSEDVCAAIAATFWGSMESEMREERVAEAGLDLADPHLRRTVMLAEQLIGMPRHLSQHVGGFILTERLLTETVPIGNGAMPDRTFIEWDKDDIEELGILKIDVLALGMLTCCRKAFDLIEAHHGEKWDLATLPKEEPGVYDMLCEGDSLGVFQVESRAQMNMLPRLRPREFYDLVIEVAIVRPGPIQGDMVHPFLKRRQGKEPVLYPCPDPDHGEPDELERILRRTLGVPVFQEQAMKIALDAAKFSSAEANQLRKAMATFRSRGTIDLLQDKMVGRMVERGYDQDFAERCFHQIRGFGEYGFPESHAASFALLVYVSSWLKWRYPAAFAAALLNSQPMGFYAPAQIVRDAKEHGVEIRPVDANHSDWDCTLEPTDREPVAQRRSWGSTALPAEAWTPDSLPPPRPRMALRLGLRQIDGMRLDDATRIVAARASTPYESVEDVKRRAGVGVGAVERLAEADAFRSIKLDRRAALWDAKALKGAPALPLFEAADARDEGWEVEQVRLPAMPLSEQVVTDYQTTRLSLKAHPMSFLRQHYASMGCVTAGELRSMRYGRRVRLAGLVLIRQRPGSAKGVCFTTIEDETGVANLVIWPDAFEAYRPIVMGARLLNVTGIVQHDDAVVHVIAAKLEDDTGLLSSLSDRLLAPAAGRGDGGGAWAPHGGRGDEVAGGGSGTLPELHPGRTTGVHPRDVDCIPKGRNFR; this comes from the coding sequence GTGCCTGACGCCAGCCCCGCCTCCTTTTCCAAGAAGCGCCTGCTGGCGGGCGACGGGCCGGCCGTGCCGGTGCCGGTGGCCGATTATGTCGAGCTGGCGGTCACGACGCCCTTCACCTTTCTGACCGGCGCGTCGGACGCGATCGAACTGGTGCTGACGGCGCTGGGCAAGGGCATGCACGCGATCGGGGTCACCGATACCGACACGCTGGCGGGGGTTGTGCGCATGCATTCGGCCGCCAAGGCGGCGGGCCTGCGCCCGTTGATCGGGTGCCGGCTGACCTTCGCGCGACCGCCGCGGATCGCCGCCGCCAACTGCAACGCCTCGCCCGATGACGCGGAAGGGGAGCGGTGCGAGCTGCTCGCCTACCCCCTTACGCGCGAAGGCTATGCGAACCTGTCGCGGCTGCTCAGCCTCGGCAAGATGCGAAGCGAGAAGGGAGCCTGCGACCTGACGCTGGACGAGATTGCGGACCATGCCGGAGAGATCGCCTTCATCGCCATGCCGGGCGACGACCTCGACGCCTTCGCCGACGTGCTGCCGACGATCGTCTCGCGGTTGCCCGGGATGCGCCATGTCGCGGCAAGCTATCTCTATCGTGGGGACGACGTGGCGCGGATCGAGCGGCTGGACCGGCTGGCGCGGGCGCAGGGTCTGTCCATCCTCGCCACCAACGACGTGCATTATCACGCGCCCGAAAAGCGCCCGCTGCAGGACGTCATGACCTGCATCCGCGAGAAGGTGACGCTGGAGCAGGCGGGATGGCGGCTGCATGCCAATGCCGAGCGGCACCTGAAATCGCCGGGCGAGATGAAGGAGCTGTTCGCGCGCTGGCCCCACGCGATCCGCGCGACGCGGGAATTCGCCGACGAGATCGACTTCAGCCTCGATGAACTGGCGTACGAATATCCGCAGGAAACCTGTCCCGGCGGGCGGACGCCGCATCAGCATCTGGCGCACCTGACGTGGAAAGGGTCCAGCGATCGGTGGCCCGAGGGCGTGCCCAAACCGATCATCGCGCAGCTCGAGAAGGAGCTGGCGCTGATCGAGAAGCTCGATTTCGCGCGCTACTTCCTCACGGTTCACGACATCGTCGCCTATGCGCGCAGCCTCGACCCGCCGATCCTGTGCCAAGGACGCGGGAGCGCCGCGAACAGCGCGGTCTGCTATTGCCTCGGCATCACCGCGGTCGACCCGTCGACCACCGACCTCCTGTTCGAACGCTTCATCAGCGAGGAGCGCAAGGAGCCGCCCGACATCGACGTCGATTTCGAGCACGAACGGCGCGAGGAGGTGATCCAGCATATCTACGCGAAATACGGCCGCGACCGGGCGGGGATCGCGGCGACGGTCATCCACTATCGCCCGCGCATGGCGATCCGCGAGGTCGGCAAGGTGATGGGCTGGTCGGAGGACGTGTGCGCCGCGATCGCCGCGACCTTCTGGGGCTCGATGGAAAGCGAGATGCGGGAGGAGCGGGTGGCCGAAGCGGGGCTCGATCTCGCCGATCCGCACCTTCGCCGGACGGTCATGCTGGCAGAGCAGCTGATCGGCATGCCGCGGCATCTGTCGCAGCATGTCGGGGGCTTCATCCTGACCGAGCGGCTGCTCACCGAGACGGTGCCGATCGGAAATGGCGCGATGCCCGACCGTACCTTCATCGAGTGGGACAAGGACGATATCGAGGAGCTGGGCATCCTCAAGATCGACGTGCTGGCGCTGGGCATGCTGACCTGTTGCCGCAAGGCGTTCGATCTGATCGAGGCGCACCACGGCGAGAAGTGGGACCTCGCGACGCTGCCCAAGGAGGAGCCGGGCGTCTACGACATGTTGTGCGAGGGGGACTCGCTGGGCGTGTTCCAGGTCGAGAGCCGCGCGCAGATGAACATGCTGCCGCGGCTCAGGCCGCGCGAATTCTACGACCTGGTCATCGAGGTCGCGATCGTGCGCCCGGGTCCGATCCAGGGCGACATGGTACATCCCTTCCTGAAGCGGCGGCAGGGCAAGGAGCCGGTGCTCTACCCCTGTCCCGACCCCGATCATGGCGAGCCCGACGAGCTGGAACGGATCCTGCGGCGGACGCTGGGCGTGCCGGTATTCCAGGAACAGGCGATGAAGATCGCGCTCGATGCCGCGAAATTCTCGAGTGCCGAGGCCAACCAGCTCCGCAAGGCGATGGCGACGTTTCGTTCGCGCGGGACCATCGACCTGCTGCAGGACAAGATGGTCGGGCGAATGGTGGAGCGCGGCTACGACCAGGATTTTGCCGAACGCTGTTTCCACCAGATCCGCGGCTTCGGCGAATACGGGTTTCCGGAGAGCCACGCGGCGAGCTTCGCGCTGCTCGTCTATGTGAGTAGCTGGCTCAAGTGGCGATATCCCGCCGCCTTCGCCGCCGCGCTGCTCAATTCGCAGCCGATGGGCTTCTATGCCCCCGCGCAGATCGTGCGCGATGCCAAGGAACATGGGGTCGAGATCCGTCCCGTGGACGCCAATCATTCCGATTGGGACTGCACGCTGGAGCCGACCGACCGAGAACCGGTCGCGCAGCGGCGCAGCTGGGGTTCGACCGCGCTGCCCGCCGAGGCATGGACCCCCGACAGCCTGCCCCCGCCCCGCCCCCGCATGGCGCTGCGTCTCGGGCTGCGACAGATCGACGGGATGCGGTTGGACGACGCGACGCGGATTGTCGCGGCACGGGCGAGCACGCCCTACGAAAGCGTCGAGGACGTGAAGCGCCGCGCGGGCGTCGGGGTCGGGGCGGTCGAGCGGCTGGCGGAGGCCGATGCGTTCCGGTCGATCAAGCTCGACCGGCGCGCGGCGCTGTGGGACGCCAAGGCGCTGAAAGGCGCGCCCGCGCTGCCGTTGTTCGAAGCGGCCGATGCGCGCGACGAAGGGTGGGAGGTGGAGCAGGTGCGCCTGCCCGCCATGCCGCTGTCCGAACAGGTGGTGACCGATTACCAGACCACGCGCCTGTCATTGAAAGCGCATCCGATGAGTTTCCTGCGTCAGCACTACGCCAGCATGGGGTGCGTCACGGCGGGCGAATTGCGCTCGATGCGCTATGGGCGGCGGGTGCGGCTGGCGGGGCTGGTGCTGATCCGCCAGCGACCGGGCAGTGCCAAGGGCGTATGCTTCACCACGATCGAGGACGAGACGGGGGTCGCCAACCTCGTCATCTGGCCCGACGCGTTCGAAGCCTATCGCCCGATCGTCATGGGCGCGCGGCTGCTCAACGTTACCGGGATCGTCCAGCACGACGATGCGGTGGTGCACGTGATCGCCGCCAAGCTGGAGGACGATACGGGGTTGCTGTCGAGCCTGTCCGATCGCCTGCTCGCCCCGGCGGCCGGACGCGGCGACGGCGGCGGCGCGTGGGCGCCGCACGGCGGGCGCGGGGACGAAGTGGCGGGCGGCGGCAGCGGCACCCTGCCCGAACTCCACCCTGGCCGCACCACCGGCGTCCACCCGCGCGACGTCGACTGCATCCCCAAGGGCCGCAATTTCCGTTAG
- a CDS encoding DUF6504 family protein, whose translation MSPRRQRRVRRRIVSIVLPRLSLERWEKLSGEQADDNHEPGEPKRIVLTREGTHGLLVHAPNDVAAAIGIRAGMRLTDARALDPALEAVACDHAGDDALMRRLVRWAGRWSPTVERDGPGAMRMDATGAAHLFGGEAQMLDDIERRLGAMGLTARTAIADTALAAWALAHFGGGGGERDPRKGSGRGELGSAQLGAPPRNKIERRLASGALAAQLAPLPVAALRLSPSVVQTLNRLGLKTIASLSGIERRSLARRFRSADNPLDALDRALGRAEEPLTATREAPSPRALLKLKEPVADPAAAEQALDLLAPDLARRLEAERMGLREVELVGYRVDGSIASVRAATALATRDARHVRRLLAEKTQEMNPDFGFDAFTLTATGVERLDPAQDALDGGEPTGVAVGKLVDRIATKLGPRAVTRPVRRASHMPERSSGWAPALADRAVPEAAPVQARRPERLLDAPEAISVIYATPEGLPRRFVWRRAVHDIKKVAGPERVAPEWWREYRPARLRDYYHVEDQAGRGYWIFREGLFGDGRGGEPSWYIHGLFG comes from the coding sequence ATGTCGCCGCGCAGGCAGAGGCGGGTTCGCCGCCGGATCGTGTCGATCGTGCTGCCGCGCCTGTCGCTCGAGCGGTGGGAGAAACTGTCCGGCGAGCAAGCGGATGACAACCACGAGCCGGGCGAGCCGAAGCGCATCGTCCTGACCCGCGAAGGCACGCACGGGCTGCTGGTCCATGCGCCCAACGACGTCGCTGCCGCGATCGGCATTCGCGCGGGAATGCGGCTGACCGATGCGCGGGCGCTCGATCCGGCGCTGGAAGCGGTGGCGTGCGATCATGCGGGCGACGATGCGCTGATGAGGCGGCTGGTGCGCTGGGCCGGGCGCTGGTCGCCGACGGTCGAACGCGACGGGCCGGGCGCGATGCGGATGGACGCGACGGGCGCGGCGCACCTGTTCGGTGGGGAGGCGCAGATGCTCGACGACATCGAGCGGCGGTTGGGCGCGATGGGCCTGACCGCGCGCACCGCGATCGCCGACACCGCGCTCGCCGCCTGGGCGCTGGCCCATTTCGGTGGCGGCGGTGGCGAACGGGATCCCCGCAAGGGGTCGGGGAGGGGCGAACTCGGCTCGGCACAGCTCGGCGCCCCTCCCCGCAACAAGATCGAGCGGCGGCTTGCCTCGGGCGCGCTGGCGGCCCAGCTGGCGCCGCTGCCGGTCGCCGCGCTGCGGCTGTCGCCGTCGGTCGTGCAGACGCTCAACCGGCTGGGCCTCAAGACCATCGCCAGCCTGTCGGGGATCGAACGGCGCAGCCTCGCGCGGCGGTTTCGCAGCGCCGACAATCCGCTGGATGCGCTCGACCGCGCACTGGGCCGTGCCGAGGAGCCGCTCACCGCGACCCGCGAGGCGCCGTCGCCCCGCGCGCTGCTGAAGCTCAAGGAACCGGTCGCCGACCCCGCCGCGGCGGAACAGGCGCTGGACCTGCTGGCCCCCGATCTGGCGCGACGACTGGAAGCCGAGCGGATGGGACTGCGCGAGGTCGAGCTCGTCGGCTATCGCGTCGACGGGTCGATCGCGAGCGTACGCGCCGCGACCGCGCTGGCGACCCGTGATGCGCGGCATGTGCGCCGCCTGCTCGCCGAGAAGACGCAGGAGATGAACCCCGATTTCGGGTTCGACGCCTTCACGCTGACCGCCACCGGGGTCGAGCGACTGGACCCCGCGCAGGACGCGCTGGACGGCGGCGAACCGACGGGGGTGGCGGTGGGCAAGCTGGTCGACCGGATCGCGACCAAACTGGGGCCGCGCGCCGTGACGCGCCCCGTGCGCCGCGCGAGCCACATGCCCGAACGCTCGTCGGGCTGGGCCCCCGCGCTGGCCGACCGCGCCGTGCCGGAAGCCGCGCCGGTGCAGGCACGCCGCCCCGAACGGCTGCTCGACGCGCCCGAGGCGATCAGCGTCATCTATGCCACGCCCGAAGGACTGCCGCGCCGCTTCGTGTGGCGCCGCGCGGTGCACGATATCAAGAAGGTCGCGGGGCCCGAGCGGGTCGCGCCCGAATGGTGGCGCGAATATCGACCGGCGCGCCTCAGGGATTACTACCATGTCGAGGACCAGGCGGGGCGCGGCTATTGGATCTTTCGCGAAGGCCTGTTCGGGGACGGGCGCGGGGGCGAGCCGAGCTGGTACATCCACGGGCTGTTCGGGTGA
- a CDS encoding ImuA family protein, translating into MDGAADDVVRPDEPSLPDGAGDVRAPAGDRLPAPPDPTLSECFSSHPRDAGWVRFLLSRLPRTGPILWVQERMAILEAGRIHPPGLEGPLGGKPGVDIIHVTAPDTPRLLWAMEEGLRCSGLSAVIGEAWGEHARLDFTATRRLAFASEAHGVACWLMRLGAQRANLSGARWRWRVESLPSQVNALDPQAPGSSRLTADLFRVRGRAPGIWEWRDEDAHVAAQAEAGSPPDRVDRAAAPVARAVGETVRRASG; encoded by the coding sequence GTGGACGGCGCTGCGGACGATGTCGTGCGGCCTGACGAACCGTCCCTTCCGGACGGTGCGGGGGACGTGCGTGCGCCTGCCGGCGATCGGCTTCCCGCACCGCCCGATCCCACGCTCAGCGAATGTTTTTCCAGCCACCCGCGCGATGCGGGCTGGGTCCGTTTCCTGCTGTCCCGCCTTCCCCGGACGGGCCCCATTCTGTGGGTGCAGGAACGGATGGCGATCCTCGAGGCCGGGCGCATCCATCCCCCCGGCCTCGAGGGTCCACTCGGCGGAAAGCCGGGCGTCGACATCATCCACGTCACCGCGCCCGACACACCGCGCCTCCTGTGGGCGATGGAAGAGGGGCTGCGATGTTCGGGGTTGAGCGCGGTAATCGGCGAGGCGTGGGGCGAGCATGCGCGGCTGGATTTCACCGCCACGCGGCGGTTGGCCTTCGCTTCGGAAGCGCATGGGGTTGCCTGCTGGCTGATGCGGCTGGGTGCGCAGCGCGCCAACCTTTCGGGCGCGCGCTGGCGCTGGCGGGTGGAGAGCCTGCCGAGCCAGGTCAATGCGCTCGATCCCCAGGCCCCCGGCTCCTCGCGGCTGACCGCCGACCTGTTCCGCGTGCGCGGGCGGGCGCCGGGCATATGGGAGTGGCGCGATGAGGACGCCCATGTCGCCGCGCAGGCAGAGGCGGGTTCGCCGCCGGATCGTGTCGATCGTGCTGCCGCGCCTGTCGCTCGAGCGGTGGGAGAAACTGTCCGGCGAGCAAGCGGATGA
- a CDS encoding esterase/lipase family protein — MNATIPLEPELLSDAAPRGWERVRELAWQLPRLAGFRGPSDADGPEDGPPALVIPGFLTSDRGTHLIRHALGRAGWRAHPWELGVNKGAYAELLDELESRVDAIGGGRKVLLVGWSLGGLYAREVARACPGKVRAVVTLASPFCGDLKTNNSARWVYEWVAGHDVNEPPFPRLEEKPPVPTIAFWSRKDGVVAPGAACGKGDIHCDRAIEIDTQHMGFAMWRPALSRIARNINRFVAEAEGTDPAMGFRERRRAKRRARKELKAALRSG; from the coding sequence ATGAATGCGACGATCCCTCTCGAACCCGAACTGCTTTCCGACGCCGCGCCGCGCGGGTGGGAGCGGGTGCGCGAGCTGGCCTGGCAACTGCCCAGGCTGGCCGGGTTTCGCGGGCCATCCGACGCCGACGGCCCCGAGGACGGACCGCCGGCCCTGGTCATTCCGGGCTTCCTGACGTCGGATCGTGGAACCCATCTCATCCGCCACGCACTGGGCCGCGCAGGTTGGCGCGCCCACCCGTGGGAGCTGGGCGTCAACAAGGGCGCCTATGCGGAATTGCTGGACGAGCTGGAATCACGCGTCGATGCCATTGGCGGGGGGCGCAAGGTCCTGCTGGTCGGGTGGAGCCTCGGCGGTCTCTATGCGCGCGAAGTGGCGCGGGCCTGCCCCGGCAAGGTTCGCGCAGTCGTGACGCTGGCCTCGCCCTTTTGCGGCGATCTCAAGACCAACAACAGCGCGCGCTGGGTCTACGAATGGGTGGCGGGGCACGACGTCAATGAGCCGCCCTTCCCCCGGCTGGAGGAAAAGCCGCCGGTACCGACGATCGCCTTCTGGAGCCGCAAGGACGGCGTCGTCGCGCCCGGCGCGGCGTGCGGCAAGGGCGACATCCACTGCGATCGCGCGATCGAGATCGACACCCAGCACATGGGGTTCGCCATGTGGCGCCCGGCGCTGTCGCGGATCGCGCGCAACATCAACCGCTTCGTGGCCGAGGCGGAAGGGACCGATCCCGCGATGGGCTTTCGCGAACGCCGCCGTGCGAAACGACGCGCGCGCAAGGAACTGAAGGCCGCGCTGCGAAGCGGGTAA
- a CDS encoding esterase/lipase family protein — MPGLGRKLVEVAHNFARLPHRIGHLDARGPDDGPPALVIPGFLTTDRTTLALRRGLAADGWRVHGWGRGRNQGAYEGILEDMDARLDTVRGDDKALLVGWSLGGVIARELAREHPDKVRAVVTLASPFSGNRKANNVWKYYEKVAGHPVDEPPVAQSPEKPPVPTLALYAERDGLLAQGCQRGQLDESDACVGIPCGHFRIGMSRGMIARVVEEIDTFVER, encoded by the coding sequence GTGCCCGGACTGGGGCGAAAACTCGTCGAGGTCGCGCACAATTTCGCGCGGCTGCCACATCGGATCGGGCACCTCGACGCGCGCGGTCCCGACGACGGGCCGCCCGCGCTGGTCATTCCCGGCTTTCTGACCACCGACCGCACCACGCTCGCGCTGCGCCGCGGGCTGGCCGCGGACGGGTGGCGGGTGCACGGCTGGGGGCGCGGGCGCAATCAGGGAGCCTACGAGGGGATCCTCGAGGACATGGACGCGCGGCTGGACACCGTCCGGGGCGACGACAAGGCGCTGCTGGTCGGCTGGAGCCTGGGCGGCGTAATCGCCCGCGAACTCGCCCGCGAGCATCCGGACAAGGTTCGGGCGGTGGTCACGCTCGCCTCCCCCTTTTCGGGTAATCGCAAGGCCAACAACGTCTGGAAATATTACGAGAAGGTCGCGGGTCACCCGGTCGACGAACCGCCCGTCGCACAAAGCCCTGAAAAGCCGCCGGTACCCACGCTGGCGCTCTATGCCGAGCGCGACGGCCTGCTCGCCCAAGGGTGCCAGCGGGGGCAGCTCGACGAAAGCGATGCCTGCGTCGGCATTCCCTGCGGCCATTTTCGCATCGGCATGTCGCGCGGCATGATCGCGCGGGTCGTCGAAGAGATCGATACGTTCGTGGAACGATAG
- the serS gene encoding serine--tRNA ligase, with amino-acid sequence MDFIKNNRPAVRDAIAAKNVDLDLDRLFALDADIRAVKTEIDQLRAERNRISGMFKDAAPEEKAELGAKAKAAGKQAGELEAGLGAKQDEMRAMMLAMPNIPYEGAPVGPDESANVVVRTEGTPRSFDFTPLDHVELIEKNDWADLSRIVQVSGSRTYCLKGRLALLEQKLLAWALEEIMGNGFTPITLPAIAREEAFVRQGQFPGHREETYELEKDEMFLAGTAEVALTGLHSGEILEVDQLPILYAGYSPCFRREAGSAGRDVRGLLRVHQFVKVEQYVICEADDAVSAQWHDKLLGAAEKLLKAMDVPYQVIETSTGDMGLGKYRMNDLESWVPSLEKYRETHSCSTLHDWQARRANLRYRNAEGKVVHAHTLNNTALASPRILVPLLENHQTEDGRVRLPEGIRHLMNGDEYL; translated from the coding sequence ATGGACTTTATCAAAAACAATCGCCCCGCGGTTCGCGACGCCATCGCGGCCAAGAATGTCGATCTCGACCTCGACCGGCTGTTCGCGCTCGATGCCGACATCAGGGCCGTCAAGACCGAGATCGACCAGCTTCGTGCGGAGCGCAATCGCATTTCGGGCATGTTCAAGGATGCCGCGCCCGAGGAGAAAGCCGAACTGGGCGCCAAGGCGAAGGCGGCGGGCAAGCAGGCGGGCGAACTGGAAGCGGGTCTGGGCGCCAAGCAGGACGAGATGCGCGCCATGATGCTGGCGATGCCCAACATTCCGTACGAGGGCGCGCCCGTCGGACCCGACGAAAGCGCCAACGTGGTCGTGCGCACCGAAGGCACGCCGCGCTCGTTCGACTTCACCCCGCTCGATCATGTCGAACTCATCGAAAAGAACGACTGGGCCGACCTCAGCCGCATCGTGCAGGTGTCGGGCAGCCGCACCTATTGCCTTAAGGGGCGGCTCGCGCTGCTCGAGCAGAAGCTGTTGGCGTGGGCGCTGGAAGAGATCATGGGCAACGGGTTCACGCCCATCACCCTGCCCGCGATCGCGCGCGAGGAAGCGTTCGTCCGGCAGGGCCAGTTCCCGGGACACCGCGAGGAAACCTACGAGCTGGAAAAGGACGAGATGTTCCTTGCCGGCACCGCCGAGGTCGCGCTGACGGGGCTTCATTCGGGCGAGATCCTCGAGGTCGATCAGCTGCCGATCCTCTACGCGGGCTACAGCCCCTGTTTCCGGCGCGAAGCGGGAAGCGCGGGACGCGACGTGCGCGGACTGCTGCGGGTCCACCAGTTCGTGAAGGTCGAGCAATATGTGATCTGCGAGGCCGACGATGCGGTCAGTGCGCAGTGGCACGACAAGCTGCTGGGCGCGGCCGAGAAGCTGCTCAAGGCGATGGACGTGCCCTATCAGGTCATCGAGACGTCGACCGGCGACATGGGCCTCGGCAAATATCGCATGAACGACCTCGAAAGCTGGGTGCCCAGCCTCGAGAAATATCGCGAGACGCACAGCTGTTCGACGTTGCACGACTGGCAGGCGCGGCGCGCGAACCTTCGCTATCGCAATGCGGAGGGCAAGGTCGTCCACGCCCACACGCTGAACAATACCGCGCTGGCGAGCCCGCGCATCCTCGTCCCGTTGCTGGAGAACCACCAGACCGAGGACGGGCGCGTGCGCCTGCCCGAGGGGATCCGCCATCTGATGAACGGCGACGAATATCTCTGA